In Chlorobiota bacterium, the sequence ATGACCACGTTCAATCTGCTGTTCAAGGATAAGGAAGATCACTTCTAAGGCTTCCAACAGCTTCTAACAAAGCCCTTTGCCGAAGCAAACCCCTTTCCCGTATGTTTGCGGCCACCTTCGTCGGGGCAATGGAGGATGAGGTGTTCTAAAAAGGAGGAGGGGGGGAAGAGGGGAAATGGAGTATCCATCAAGAGTCCCCTGCCAGAATAACAGCGAAGGTTTTTTGCGGAGTTCACAACCTATGAATCATCAATCAGCACGGCGGCGGTTATTCAACCGCAAGTTCAGGCTGTGGTTTTTCGAGCGGCAGATTAAGGAAGTTGAGGGACCTCACGAACAAGAAGGCCAGCATCACCAGCATCCGTGGTACAAAGTGATGTGCCTGACCGGCGTGGATTACTTCTCCACACTTGGCTATCAGCCTGGCATCGCCTTCCTTGCTGCCGGATTCCTTTCCCCAGTTGCTACGCTTATCCTGATTTTGCTGACGCTGTTTGGCGCGCTCCCTATTTACAAGCGCGTTGCCTCGGCAAGCCCCCATGGCGAAGGCTCTATTTCGATGCTGGAGAACTTGCTTGCCCGTTGGAAAGGGAAGCTGTTTGTGTTGGTGTTGCTGGGGTTTGTGGCCACGGATTTTATCATCACCATCACCCTTTCGGCTGCCGATGCCACGGCGCACGTGCTGGAAAATCCGTATGCCCCGCATTGGCTTGAGCATCCGGTGATTGTCACGCTGGTGCTGGTAACGCTGCTTGGCGCGGTGTTCCTGAAAGGGTTCAAGGAAGCCATTGGGCTGGCGGTCTTTTTGGTGACGGGGTATCTGCTCTTGAACGTGGTTGTTGTCAGCTACGGCATCTACGAGGTGGCCACCCACGCAACAGTGCTTGCCGACTGGACCGACCATCTGTTCGAGGTTCACGGCAATCCCTGGGTGATGATTGGCGTTGCGCTCATCTTATTCCCAAAACTTGCGCTGGGGCTTTCGGGATTCGAGACCGGCGTGGCAGTGATGCCACTGGTGAAAGGGGAGCCAAGCGACACCCACAAACAACCCACCGGGCGGATCCACAACACCCACAAGCTGTTGCTGTCGGCAGCGTTGATTATGAGCGTGATGTTGTTCACCAGCAGCATCGTCACCACAACGCTGATCCCACCGGAAGCCTTTAAGCCTGGTGGCCCCGCGAACGGACGCGCCTTGGCGTTCTTGGCCCATAAATTTTTTGGCGATCTGTTCGGCACCGTCTATGACGTTAGCACCATCGCCATTCTGTGGTTTGCTGGGGCTTCGGCAATGGCGGGGTTGCTGAACATTGTGCCACGCTACCTTCCGCGCTACGGCATGGCCCCCGAGTGGGCACGCGCCACGCGCCCGTTGGTGTTGGTGTACACCGCCATTGCCTTTGCCGTCACCATCATCTTCGATGCCGATGTTGACGCGCAAGGGGGGGCTTATGCCACCGGGGTGTTGGTGTTGATGAGTTCCGCCGCCATTGCCGTGACGCTATCGGCATGGAAGAAGGAGAAAATGCGGTGGGCGTTTTTGCTGATTGCGTTGGTGTTTGGCTACACCACCATCGTCAACATCATTGAACGGCCCGAGGGGTTGAAGATTGCTTCGCTGTTTATCCTTGCTATCGTCCTAAGCTCGCTGGTTTCGCGGGTGTTGCGCACCACCGAACTTCGCATTGAGGAGATTGAGCTGGACGATGCCGCAAAAGGGATTATCGAAGAACTGCGCGAAGGGGATATCCGGATTATTGCCAACCGCCGCGACCGTGGCGATGTTGAGGAGTACCGGGTGAAGGAACGGGAGAAACGCGCCAATAACCATATCCCCGAAGATGACCCAATCCTCTTCTTCGAGGTGATACCCGGGGACGCTTCGGAGTTCACCGGGAAGATTAAAGTGAAGGGGAAGAAGATCGGCGAATTCTACGTGCTGCGATGCCAGGCCCCAGCGGTGCCAAACGCCATTGCAGCATTCTTGCTGTACGTCCGCGACCGAACCGGAAAAATCCCTCATGTCTATTTCGGTTGGACCGAGGGGAACCCGTTCAGCTATATGCTTCGCTATATTGCTTTTGGCGAAGGGGACACCGCACCCGTCACCCACGAGGTGCTGCGCCAAGCCGAAAGCAATCCCAAACGGCGGCCCGCCGTGCACGTGGGGGGATAAGGAATGCATAACTCATCAAAAAGATAGATAGGCGAGGATAGGGGAAAAGGCGAGGGGGGGGGGATGAGATCAACAACCAATCAATCCTTGAAAGGAGTACCGACCGATGAAGCGTTTTTTCGCGTTGCTTCCTGCGCTGTTTGCGTGTGCACTGCTGTTCAGCGCGTGCGAAGACAGCCCCGCCGATGCCACCGTTGATGGCACCCTGACCGCCACCGTTGATGGCACCGCGTTCAGCGCAACCAGCAGTACCGTCACCGCCCGGAAATCCGGCGGCTCATCAATCATCGTCAGCGGCGACAGCGGCAATGGTGTCAGCATCAGTTTAACATTTAGTGCCACGACCACCGGACCAACAGTTGGCACAGCGGATTATAGTGCCGGCCCTGGCGCGGATTTCGCCTATACTGCCCCCGAGGCACAAATCAACGTCACGAAATTAGATGATGCTACGGTGGAAGGAACGTTCTCATTCACCGCAACGCACTCCACTGGCGCAACCAAGACCGTCAGCAACGGGAGCTTCTCTGCCGACTTCCATTAGGCATCATTCTTCGATGCAAAAAACACCGAGCGAACCGGCAACGTGCTGGCTTCCTCGGTGTTTTTTTTGTTGCTACCAAACGTAGCCTTTCGCCAAAGTAGAGATAGCCATATTATTCGCACAAACCTATTCCAACAATGACTCGCAATAGCCTTCCAACCCTTGCTGCCATTGGCGATGCTGGCAACTGCTTGCGGCTTCTTGATGCCTCACGCAGTGAGCTTCTTGCCCTGGCCGATGCCGCTTCCGACGCAGCACTGTTTGCAAAACCGCTTCCCGAAGAATGGAGCGGTGCCGAGACGCTTGAGCATATTGCCCGCGTGGAGGAATCGGTGGCGCGGGCGTTGGCGTGGGTCCGCAAAATTGCCCGTGGGGAGACGGTGCGAACCATCACCGTCCAGCCCGGGGAGTGGCGCGATAATGGCCGCGCCATTGCGCCGGATCGCGTTGCCCCGCGGGGCCAGATGAGCCGCGATGAGCTTATCGCAATGCTGTGGCAAAGCCGCCAACATCTTTTGTCGGAAGTCCAGGAAAGCGGCCAGTTGCTGCAGGACCCGGCTTCGTTCACCCATCCATTTTTTGGCGAGCTGAACGGGCTGGGCTGGCTGCAGATGGCCACCTACCACGAACCATCCCACCTCCTGCAATTGCGCCGCGCTTTGGAGCGTGGGGAATCAGCCGCAGGGACCGCAGAGTAACGCGGCGGGGGCCAAGAGAAAGGGAGGTGGCGGTGCAAGAAGCGTCCCATTCAAACGATAAGCATTCAAACAATAGAACTATCATGGAAATACACGAAGAAGATCCGGCGACTGTGGCCGGACCTCTATCCAATGCTGCCAATTTGGCAGCCGATCCCAACCGCCCAAAACGGGTTTTCAGCGGAATGCAGCCAACGGGCGAACCTCACTTGGGGAACTACATCGGCGCGGTGAAACGCTGGGTCCAGATGCAGGAAAGCGGCAGCCTTAACTTCTTCTGCATCGTTGATCTCCACTCGGTAACGATCCACCAGGACCCCGACGATTTGCGGAAGCGGACGCGTTCGCTTGCGGCGGTCTATCTGGCTTCGGGAATTGATCCCGACCGGAGCACGCTGTTTATCCAAAGCCACGTCAGCGCCCACGCCGAAGCCTGCTGGCTGCTGAACTGCGTCACCCCGCTGGGATGGCTGCAGAAGATGACGCAGTTCAAGGATAAGTCCGCAAAACAGGAATCCGTCTCCACCGGATTGCTTGATTACCCGGTGCTGCAAGCTGCCGACATCTTGCTGTACGATGCCGACCAGGTTCCGGTGGGTGAGGACCAGAAGCAACACGTTGAGCTAACCCGCAACATCGCCGAGCGGTTCAACCGGTTGTATGGCCAAGAAGGGCCAACGTTTGTTTTGCCCGAGCCGGTGATCCCAACGGTTGGGGCGCGGATTATGGGGCTGGATGACCCCACCAGCAAGATGTCCAAAAGTGCCAGCAGCGTGCGGGGCCACGGGATTGGGTTGCTGGATGATCCCGCCGAAATCGAACGCTCGTTCAAGCGGGCCGTGACCGATTCATCGGGGGAGATTCGTTTCTCCGACGCTCCC encodes:
- the trpS gene encoding tryptophan--tRNA ligase, whose protein sequence is MEIHEEDPATVAGPLSNAANLAADPNRPKRVFSGMQPTGEPHLGNYIGAVKRWVQMQESGSLNFFCIVDLHSVTIHQDPDDLRKRTRSLAAVYLASGIDPDRSTLFIQSHVSAHAEACWLLNCVTPLGWLQKMTQFKDKSAKQESVSTGLLDYPVLQAADILLYDADQVPVGEDQKQHVELTRNIAERFNRLYGQEGPTFVLPEPVIPTVGARIMGLDDPTSKMSKSASSVRGHGIGLLDDPAEIERSFKRAVTDSSGEIRFSDAPERAGVNNLLTIYRAITGRTTEQVESDFANARGYGDLKMKVAETVIAELTPVRERYQQFMQDPAELDRLLARGAEQARAVAMPKLHQMMHRMGMVVPGYRG
- a CDS encoding amino acid transporter gives rise to the protein MCLTGVDYFSTLGYQPGIAFLAAGFLSPVATLILILLTLFGALPIYKRVASASPHGEGSISMLENLLARWKGKLFVLVLLGFVATDFIITITLSAADATAHVLENPYAPHWLEHPVIVTLVLVTLLGAVFLKGFKEAIGLAVFLVTGYLLLNVVVVSYGIYEVATHATVLADWTDHLFEVHGNPWVMIGVALILFPKLALGLSGFETGVAVMPLVKGEPSDTHKQPTGRIHNTHKLLLSAALIMSVMLFTSSIVTTTLIPPEAFKPGGPANGRALAFLAHKFFGDLFGTVYDVSTIAILWFAGASAMAGLLNIVPRYLPRYGMAPEWARATRPLVLVYTAIAFAVTIIFDADVDAQGGAYATGVLVLMSSAAIAVTLSAWKKEKMRWAFLLIALVFGYTTIVNIIERPEGLKIASLFILAIVLSSLVSRVLRTTELRIEEIELDDAAKGIIEELREGDIRIIANRRDRGDVEEYRVKEREKRANNHIPEDDPILFFEVIPGDASEFTGKIKVKGKKIGEFYVLRCQAPAVPNAIAAFLLYVRDRTGKIPHVYFGWTEGNPFSYMLRYIAFGEGDTAPVTHEVLRQAESNPKRRPAVHVGG
- a CDS encoding DinB family protein, which encodes MTRNSLPTLAAIGDAGNCLRLLDASRSELLALADAASDAALFAKPLPEEWSGAETLEHIARVEESVARALAWVRKIARGETVRTITVQPGEWRDNGRAIAPDRVAPRGQMSRDELIAMLWQSRQHLLSEVQESGQLLQDPASFTHPFFGELNGLGWLQMATYHEPSHLLQLRRALERGESAAGTAE